AGTTCCCTTTGTATTGTCTTATTGGCACATTGATCCTACCTCTGTTGGGGAAATAATCATTCAATATGGCTACATGTTTACCTTTAGTAAAAATGCACAGACAACGGGATATACTAGTACCCCTCAGTCTCCTTCCATCATACAATGTCTACTCTGACCACCACATCAGGGTTGTATTCAGGGACACCAAAAGGAAGAAAACATCCtgaaacagggagagactacctgGGCTGCGTTCAGTTGGAAAATAATTAGTGGAGCGTTCAATTAAAAAGGAACCGGTGCTTTTCTGAATGACCAGTTGAAAaatgggttgtgggttcaaaatgCATTACCAATCAGAGCAAACAtacctcaaagtctgttcaagaacgttGAAGAACAAACGTTTTTGGGAAAcgtgtcgttcagtacaaaccgttACGCAACATGGCAAACGTTATATCGAACTGAAAGCACCCCTGGACTTGTCCTATGAGAAACTGTCGTTTTTTGTTATTCGTTGCAAAGCGTTTCGCTACGGTGTGCTGTGCACTTAGGAATATGACCCTTGTCACTCTTCCTCTGAGGACTCTCCTGAAGCGGGAGTGGCTGGCCTGGTGCTTCTGCCCGGTCTCCTCTGGACCTCAGACAGAGTCTGGACATGGAGACGCCTCAGAGACTTCACCTCTTCTacgactgagagagagagagagagattaagagaggaaagccatttgccacacataTATAGCCCAACAGTGCTACCTGGCAACTATAGACTAGAGCAACAATCATCATAATAATTATGTTTATGAATATTATTGGTTggataataaatacaaatgtagcCCAGGCATCATAAGCCATTTATAAACACTTGGCATTGCAGGTCAACACATTCATATTTGGATGTTTTGATTCTGTAAACAAATTATGTATTCAAAATGTTCACTAAACCCCAGCACCATAGGCCTATTCTAGTCTTGGTGATTTGATACTGGGTACAGAGATagatacactaccattcaaaagtttggggtcacttaaaaagttccttgttttcgaaagaaaagccattttcttgtccattaaaataacatcaaattgatcagaaatacagtgtagacattgttaatgttgtaaatggctattgtagctggaaacagctgatttttttatggaatatctacatcggCATTCAGaggtccattatcagcaaccatcagtcctgtgttccagtggcagcttcattaaatagtacccacaaaacaccagtctcaacgtcaacagtgaagaggcgactccggaatgctgaccttctaggcagagttgcaaagaaaaagccatatctcagactggccaataaaaagaaaatattaagatgggcagtctgagatatggctttttctttgcaactctgcctagaaggtcagcatcctggagtcgccgcttcactgttgacgttgagactggtgttttacgggtactatttaatgaagctgccagttgaggacctgtgaggcgtctgtttctcaaactagacactctaatgtatttgtcctcttgctcagttgtgcaccggggcctcccactcctctttctattctggttagagacagtttgcgctgttctgtgaagggagtagtacacagtgttgtacgagatcttcagtttcttggcaatttctcgcatggaatagccttcatttctcagagcaagaatagactgacgactttcagaagaaagttatttgtttctggccatttcgaACCCACAAtggctgatgctccagatactcaactagtctcaagaaggccagttttattgcttctttaatcagcacaacagttttcagctgtgctaacataattgcaaaattgccgttttttgaacggtagtgtacgtatCTCAGATACATTTCCAGGAAGTTTTATTTAATTTTGACTTACCTTTGTCGTAGTGCAGCTCATCCCGGTTGCCATAGACAGCGTAGGTTTCCAGGAAGTTAAGCAGAGCCCCAGAGACCAGGAAGCGCTCTGGGAGAGGAAGGTTTTTCAGGTAGCGCATGTCCAGGGCAAAGGGGTTGGAGGGAGATGGAACAGTGCACAGGCACACCAGCTCACTCACTACATCCCATACCCGTATTCCTATAGGAAAAAGGaccaaagaggagaaggaggatagCTGATCAGCCAAGTACGTGATGCAATGTTTCAGATGGATTATTGTCATGGTGGTGTGCAAACTAGAAGAACATAAATATAAACGTTCTAAACCTTGTGATCCCCAGTCCGTGATGGCCTTGAGTTTCATGGGTGTGTCCTTGACCATTGAATCAGTGCCTCCGATGTTGACCAGGCGCTCGTGATTGGACCTTATCCAGGCGTACGGGCGACCATACTTGGCGTAGCCAGCCAATAGGAAAAGAGTGCAATTCACTTCCTGAAGAGATGAGCGAGAATCAGAATAAAAACAGATTTATTAACAATTCAAAGTGAATGGAACGCAATGATGACTATACTCACAGGCACTGCAATCTCTCTTTCACTGGGGGAGGCTGGTAGGAGATGGGCCTCACTGCTGCCCCTGTGGAAAAAGATAGATAAATTAttctgtgtgagtgcatgtggGCATGAATCCATGCATGTTGTGTGTGTTTCAAATGTGCATATGTGTGAATTTGTGTGTGTACGTTTATACTTGCATGACGCCTCACTTGTGGGCATGGTGGTGGGGCCCCTGTGATGAGTGCTGCTGCTTCCTTGGCATGCTTTGTGGCCCCTGAGGGCCTTGATGAGGCCCCTGGTGGTCCCCAGGCAGGGGGGAGCTGGTGTCACTAGCCAGGCTGTAGGTGCTACTGGTGCTGCTGGATGAGGAACTGCTACTGAAGGAGGAGGCTGCCGACACCATGAACCGAGGGGAACGCCAACCCTGAAGGGGGAGaccagggtcgtgttcagtagggcacacagTAGCAAAAGGTTTTGGAAGAGGGAATGAAAATCTGGGTTCTAATTGGTCAAGTTAAAGTAGAATTTCTGTGTTTCACTCAGTTTTAAAACGTTTTCTCCTTACTGTCCTGGAATAAAAGAAGAACCATAATATAGACTTAAAGGAATGGCTCGTCATCGATTTCTGGATGTTTGAGAAAACAAGATAGCTGCAGTTAGTGGAGTTAGTTAAACACTAACCAGGTCTTCATTGACTACAGTCAGGAgtagctcctctctccccctcagccaAGGTTGAAAGTACCGGAAACCCTACATTGAGAGACAAGAAATTATCCTGAtgataatatacactaccgttcaaaagtttggggtcacaaagaaatgttcttgttttccaaagaaaagcaattttttggtcaattaaaataacatcaaattgatcagaaatacaatgtagacattgttaatgttgtaaatggctattgtagctggaaacggctgatttttaatggaatatctacataggcgtacagaggcccattatcagcaaccatcagtcctgtgtaacaatggcatgttgtgtttgctaatccaagtttatcattttaaaaggctaattgatcattagaaaacccttttgcaattatgttagcacagctgaaaactgctgtgctgattaaagaagcaataaaactggccttcttgagactagttgagtatctggagcatcaacaattgtggattacaggctcaaaatggcctaGAAATAAATAaccttcttctgaaactcgtcagtctattcttgttctgagaaattaaggctattccatgcgagaaattgccaagaaactgaagatctcatacaacgctgtgtactactcccttcacagaacagcgcaaactggctctaaccagaatagaaagaggagttctaggcagagttgcaaagaaaaagccatatctcagactggccaataaaaagaaaatattaagatgggcagtctgagatatggctttttctttggaaCTCTGCCTAGCAtctcggagtcgcctcttcactgttgatgttgagactggtgttttgcagttactatttaatgaagctgccagttgaggacctgtgaggcgcctgtttctcaaactagacactaatgtatttgtcctcttgctcagttgtgcaccggggcctcccactcctctttctattctggttagagacagtttgcgctgttctgtgaagggattAGTACACAGCGTTCAGATCTTCAGTttattggcaatttctcgcatggaatagccttcatttctcagaacaagaatagactgaaaaGTTTCAGAAgtaagttctttgtttctggccattttgagcctgtaatcgaacccacaatggctgatgctccagatacacaactagtctcaagaaggccagttttattgcttctttaatccgcacaacagttttcagctgtgctaacataattgcaaaagggttttctaattatcaattagccttttaaaatgataaacttagattagcaaacacaacgtgccattggaacacaggactgatggttgctgataatgggcctctgtacgcctatgtacatattccataaaaaatcagcagtttccagctacaatagccatttacaacattaacaatgtctacactgtatttctgatcaatttgatgttctttttatggacaaaaaaattgcttttctttcgaaaacaaggacatttctaagtgaccccaaacttttgaacggtagtgtatgttttctGACctttcaaattattattatttagataTTCTGTAACTATCATTTATCTGGTTCTAGAACTATAAGAACTAACCTGCAATGATCCCAATAAGGCCAGGTCTGTCAGAAAGTGCTGCAGTTttttcctctgttctctctctcgcttctgccacacacacacacacacacactttgtgaaTGTCATATTTTGGCAAATGTTGCTCATCTGAAAGCAAGGACCTCATAGGGTGCATAGAAAATAAAATACCCCTTATCACCTAGCAACACCTCAGCATCTTTGACAAGCATCCTAATATATGGTGCACAAAAAATACATCCGCTGACATTTAGATGCATGGTTATGAATTCAAAGGAAATATAAATCAAAGAATATCACGAACTGCATTTTAAAACGACATCATTGATCATATTTAAACTGTGGGTGATTGAATACAAGAAACATGTAATTGTCAAATGATTAATTTTACGAAACACAATAGATCCCTTAGGCTGGTTACTTACACTGCCACTGCTCATCTTGTTGTCTGTAAAAATCTAAACCTAGAACTGTGTATTTTAGCACGTTTGCAGTGCGTTAATGTGCGCGGTCACACCTAACGTTACACATAAAACGATTAAATTGCAACCGCACACATTCCTTCCCTATTTTTCATTAATCTTAATTAAATGTATTCTGCATCAGAATCTTAAGCGTCTTTCTGAGGTACAATTATCTACCAAATACATTTTCTTTAAAGACAGAGATCTAAAATATAGATATTATTTCGGGAGATCCCTTGTTCTTCGATCTCATCTCTGGGGTGTTGTCTCACACGCAAGGGATCATCTGTATCTTCCCCTGCTACACAGAAACGTAGGATAAATGCGGGTTTAGACATGATATGTGGACCTGTTGGGTAGGAGTACATACATTTAAGCCTAAAGTGATTTCAGAAATATGATGGCCAATTAATGCATGGGATTTGAATATTTGTATATTTGTATCATGGGCCAGGCAGCCAAACAGCGGTTCTTCCATGTGCCTTGTTAATTGGTAGATCCTATGACAGCAATTAGCTTTCTACCAATTAGGCGCGAACAGGTGTCAACAATAGTCAAAATAGCGCCAATTAtggacagcaacacaatttgTACGTTTGAGTAATTGCACAAGAAAATAGAAAAAGATATGGAAATAGAAATTAAGTTATTTTTCACTTCACCTTTACACTATACCAAACATGAACATACATTGTAAAATAAAAGTTCGGTCTCTCAAAGACATGCTGGGGTGAGTTTTAAGAGTGGAAGGTAGTATTTGGTCACAGTAATACAATAGGTAATccatataaatatatacattttaatTCCTCACTTCTACCGGTCTTTCTTCCAGCATACTGTTACTCTGTGCTACGCTCAACTGTACCCATACTCATGTACCAGTTGCAAAATTTGATTCAATTTACAGTGCTGCTCTCACCCACCGGACTCAATGAGTTTATACATGAACTACCGGACTGCTTCTCTCTCTAAAACTGTCATATGATAGTGTCGTTCCCTGGTGGCCATCTACAGCATAACCTTTCTTAGTATCACTAGAGGAGACTTCAGTCAAGTACTTTGTAGGAGAGATGGAGACCCGCACACCGTGGAAAATGTGGACAAATCCAAAACTGATGCTCTAATGCAAAAATTGAGATAATTTATTAGGACATCATCCAATAAAAGATTCACAATAAAAGTGAATCTTAGATGCATTTAAATGATGCATGTATATCTGACAGGATTGGAAAATAACCCTGAAACAAAGGAAACACATGATGAAACTGTCCAAAATCCCGTATTGTTATTCATTCaccatgttgttgttattggGGTTGCATGTGGTTAATGTATGTGTCATAGACGGATGGAAAAACCATAGATAAACATCATCTGTGAAACACATGCCACTGTTGATCAGCCTCCTTGCTTTATGACTGACTCATACCAAATACAACATGTTCTGTGTCAATTAGTTTATGGTAATGATTCCATCTGTCCTGTGTTAAAGGAACATTCCAGTTTGAGTGTCTGGCTCCCTCTGCCCAATGATCCGATTCGACTTTGAAGTTGAAAGTGTAATGTTCGACATTGAAGGTAAAAGTGTAACTTTATTGGTTGAAAATAGTGATGGCTTCAGCCATCATTCAATTAAATTAAAAATGTTTTGTCCCCTTAGAGTAATAAGTATTAATTATACAACTGCCACTGGTGCATTCTACACATAATTGTATACATCATAGACTATAGGTTTACAGGAAG
This region of Coregonus clupeaformis isolate EN_2021a unplaced genomic scaffold, ASM2061545v1 scaf0327, whole genome shotgun sequence genomic DNA includes:
- the si:dkey-19b23.7 gene encoding uncharacterized protein si:dkey-19b23.7 isoform X2, whose amino-acid sequence is MKTWVGVPLGSWCRQPPPSVAVPHPAAPVAPTAWLVTPAPPCLGTTRGLIKALRGHKACQGSSSTHHRGPTTMPTSEASCKGSSEAHLLPASPSEREIAVPEVNCTLFLLAGYAKYGRPYAWIRSNHERLVNIGGTDSMVKDTPMKLKAITDWGSQGIRVWDVVSELVCLCTVPSPSNPFALDMRYLKNLPLPERFLVSGALLNFLETYAVYGNRDELHYDKVVEEVKSLRRLHVQTLSEVQRRPGRSTRPATPASGESSEEE
- the si:dkey-19b23.7 gene encoding uncharacterized protein si:dkey-19b23.7 isoform X1; the protein is MSSGSKREREQRKKLQHFLTDLALLGSLQGFRYFQPWLRGREELLLTVVNEDLGWRSPRFMVSAASSFSSSSSSSSTSSTYSLASDTSSPLPGDHQGPHQGPQGPQSMPRKQQHSSQGPHHHAHKGSSEAHLLPASPSEREIAVPEVNCTLFLLAGYAKYGRPYAWIRSNHERLVNIGGTDSMVKDTPMKLKAITDWGSQGIRVWDVVSELVCLCTVPSPSNPFALDMRYLKNLPLPERFLVSGALLNFLETYAVYGNRDELHYDKVVEEVKSLRRLHVQTLSEVQRRPGRSTRPATPASGESSEEE